In the genome of Raphanus sativus cultivar WK10039 chromosome 9, ASM80110v3, whole genome shotgun sequence, the window tagGACatgctattaagattgatgacatgtcaaaTACGAGATGgataattacatttaatgctgatatatattttggaattttttttagaatatgttaataactcataaatcatcactaaaataaatatattaaaatatgacattttgaatttcgaaatataattactttacttttataattatacaattttgttatctaaaactttcaaaattttgtgcattttttaaaaaattataaaatttaatcgtaatatcattagttttcttttagatatctacaaattttataaatattgtttagttttaagttttgataactatacaatttttatatgatttttagtaattgtTTACAAgttatttaatacatttaaccaaaagaaataattaaaaaatatctaagattctatttaaatatatacatatatattcttaaatataatttaaaataaacataattatttctcttaattttatgcttaattaaatgatatttatattaattattggtcaaaataataaaatatataatattaataaactgaaatttaattataatttaatttttataaaatttatcactgcacatggtgcaggaaaacacctagttaaatataaaactattggttttaacataattttgagaaatatttaaattttaagtacaaaaatatattgaactAGTTAGAAAATGACATGagtatctaaatttttttgttgaatatttttttttgaatgtaaaattttattcagtcAAAACCTTTTTACATCAAGTGCTTTTGCTTTGTTGAGTATTTCAAACAAGaactctttctattttttagatttctttatttttagttaGCTAGATATTCTCTTAGAAGTTAGAACCTTGTAATGAGAAATATCTTATTATACTCTATGATGTTCAACAAACAGAAAAATATGAGTCGTACGCACCTAAATAAATATTCACATTACCTTAGACTCTTAGTGGACTGGATCGGAAATGTGCCTTTCCGCTCATATTCCATTGAAGGCAGCTCGTGGAATTGTGTGAGGTCGCGTGCCATTGGGGCATTAGCTTTGCGAAATGAAGCCACAATGACTCGAGTCATCTTCATGAAAGCGCTTCCGGCAGGGAGTTTATGGCGGTAATAAGGAGtgccaaacaaaaaaacaaggatGGATACAGCAAGTCCTAAAGTTGGAATCCCATAACCCCATCCCCAGCCCACATTATCTTGAACATAGACAAGAACTGTATTGGCGAAGAGAATGCCAAAGAAAATACTAAACATCCACCAATTGAAGAATGACATTTTCTGAACCTTCTCCTTTGGGTCGGTCTCGTCGAACTGATCGGCTCCTATGGTAGAAATGTTCGGTTTTGTACCGCCAGTACCAATGGCTAATGTGTATAATGCTCCAAAGAAAACCGCTAACTGAAGAACAGAGGTCTTTTCGCAGTCTTCAGCATTAGCCGTAGAACATTCAGGTGGTTTAATTCCCGGTATGGATACTGATAAAGTTAATACCATCATCCCCTGCAATTGATAAATGATTAAACCGGTTAGTTCAGGGCTGGGAGGGTTACCGATTGATTTAGTCTTCCTGATTCGTAATGACTAATGAGAAAGAAAGATTTTGATTGTTTCTCAATGGttagagaaaagaaaatataagtaCCAAAAAATAGATAGTAGAAAAGATGACAAACGTGCGGTAGCGACCAAGATGAGCGTCCGCGATATAAGCACCCAAGATGGGAGTGAGATAAACAGTCCCGACCCAGTTGGTCACATTATTCGAGGACTTAACTGTGCCTTGGTGCAATTTGGTTGTCATGTAAATCACGAGGTTGCTCGATATCCCGAAATATGCCATCCGCTCAAATGCCTCGTACACTTTGTTATATCATAACATTGATTAATACGAGGAGAAGGTGATAAACTTATCAAATAATGCATGAGATTGCACATCAAAGTaggaaattttttaattaaaaatcagtATACTGTTTCACTTGGTAATTTGTATGGTAAATAGCTATTTTATTTAATgtcgaaagaaaaaaaaactttcacgtatataaataaaaactgagACTTTGAGAGGTAAAGACAATTTAATAATTTAGAGTATGGTTGTTTGTCCAAGCAcacattttcaaatttgaacATAGAAGTTACTTCAAATCGTGTTTTCTtgcaaaagaaaacagaaacaaaataatttaatgtgGTATTGATGACCTCAAATCTGttccatatatttttcttaatcgCCCGACGCGAAATGAGTGACTAAAAGAAATTATTACTTTGAATCTATAgatattagaaatttaaaaattatagtcacaaatataaaatataatgaaatatcAAATGAATTTGTGCATCTTTATATAATGTAAGCTTATTTGCTTTTTTAGAAAATCTTGTGTAATCGACTACAGAGTTAAAGCCCGCAATAAATGTTTTGGTTGCGAGAATATTTTAGTAATGATGATTTGAGAAGCAGATTGTGGTGAGGAGACTTTCGGctacatatttatataagtaatgATATGGGTCTAGAGTTAATATGATGGAAACAAATTGccataattatataaaatattcactAATTAATACTCCATAACTTACGTTCCAATGCATATATAAATTTGTCTTAATATTCGAATGCTAATAAATCAACGCAGGTTAAATTTGGAAACATAATCTAACTTTCTTTTTATATGACCATAATTGACGAAAATTATTTGatggttttaaaaattaataaataaaaattatgaattgattcaaaaattaattacaaaattttagATATGCCTTAAGTTAATTCACGATTTGGAATATAAGATAACCAATATTGCGAATTGAATCCAAAAATCAATCAATAATCAATCAATAAAGATTACaacaaaacaatattataaaagaATTTATTCcacaaaaaaacagaaaattatgACAAAACATACTAAGACGGCTATTCCAAATCAATTTGACGGCATGGATAGGATAATTGTGGGTGGAATATGGCTGACCGCTAATTCATATACGCCATAGCTATAAAATTGAGATGATTCTAATTATTAGTATGAcatcattaaaaaataattttgtgaaaaaTCGCTATACTCATTCGAGCTTTTTCAACACAATGATATACTTAgataatcatttttattctcTAATAATTAAACTTTTGACATCGATACAGATTAGTTTATATATGTGAGGTTGATATAGAAATTTATGGCGTAAATGAATATTGCGATATTGTAGAAATGTTGATATATTAACTTCTGATGTTAGATAATCGGTTTCGTTCTCTAATAATTAAACCGGTTTCGTTATCTAATAATTATGTAGCATATAGTGAAATTCTGCGGATGCTCTTAATTTccttttgaaatatatttaagagaCCTAGATTATATATAATGTGAAGCTGTTAAGACTAACGCATAATCACTCTGATTAATCAATTTAAGTGAACACtttggagagagagaaaaaacataaaagaaaaaaagttgaaaGTATAATTACCGACGAGGAACGAACAAGCTTTCCATCTACCTCTAATGGATCTTCGAACAGGATCGCCTCGAAGATCAACAGTTCCATCTTGTGTGTGATCATCTCCTACCTCTTCTACTGTCATTTATATCTCCCTCTTCGTAGTTTCGTAGCTtctgtgtttttttgttttttcaaatgTGGCTATAATATACTTGTGTGAAGAGAGAATTAGCAGTTCTGTctcatatatatacaaagaagATGATGCCTCACGTAGTGCAGACGTAACACATACAATCAGCCGAGAGAGTTGACAAAAATAATAGACTATGGTTCTCAATGCGGAAAGGTGCTGCTTccattttaacatatttattgaCTGAAGGGTGGTCAACAACTTAATAACAATactcaatgttttgaaaacccaCCGGTCACTCACTCGGAACTATTATTGGGCGATTGGTCGGACCGGTCCAATCGGTTTAACCGGATTTTCAGTGAttcttgttttatatatatttagtacatgggtatacatataaaatatatatacatatacataagtgAAAATCTGATTAACTGGAGAGGACACCTAGAAACTTTtgatgttataatttttttccttttttttctctgtaaATTACTTGAATTAAAACACGAAGATACACAAGCCAGCGAAAAGATGAACCTTTGatgttataatttataaatgacacatagaattaaaataattattaaataataatgtttgTGATCACTATTGTTTTACGCGTGATCACGATGGTATacatataaaagttataatagACGTGACCATCAATGGATAATAATTTATTGTTATAGATGTGTATAACGAAGAGaagtaaacaaatatatataaaaaaaactaaaaaagaaaataaatgatttgGATTTTCAAACAAAGAGTTAAGAATCTGTAATCAAATTAAGAAGTTACCATTTCTATATCAAAATTAATGAAACGatctttaatattttgatgAACCCGTTTTCTTTACTGACCCGAGTCGCCGGTTTAGCCGGGTTTTAACCGGGTTAGCCGATTTaatttaaatccaaattttaaatcgACCAGACTCGATTAGCTTAACGATTTAAGGTCGGATCGTCCGGTCCGGTCCGACCGGCCGGTCTCTGGTTTTCAAAACCATGCAATACTATAATAGAAAAAAGAGTTGTTATAAAAGCTTTTACatttgtgaacaaaaaaaaccttGGCatttaaaatcttataaaacCATTATAACACATCATATAAAATTCActcataaaatatatgaaatattttagaaatcagTTCAAAATACTTTTGGACCTTAAgaaattgtataaatattttcatatatttataaataattgtatgATATATTGTTAAACTATTATAAAaccttattttaaattttggaaaattcaaaattgaattttacaaatttcagttttttaatcttgtaaaactttacaaaaattattatcttataaTCCACGTAGAATTTGCCACAATTTACATTGAAAActgaaaacgacacttattttaaaacgaGAATTCTATTCTAAAACGACAAGTAATTCGAAGCGAAAGAAATACTAAAATtagaattatatttaaaaatattctgaAAGTTAACCGTATGACATCTTCCCATTAACCATTGGTTAAATAAGCAACTAGATTGTTTTAttggttcaattatttttaTGACAGACTATACTACACATACATGACAAAcgagtttattttttaaaggaTCTTCTGTATGTACTTAAAAATTTCCCTGGTCATTAAGAATTGCATTAATTTCATGGatctgtttgtttcttttattgTATGAcgatttttgttgttgtttaacTACTCTGTGTCATTGTTGAATAAAAACGATAAGAATATTGATAACGGATGGATGGTAGGACCGGGATA includes:
- the LOC108831781 gene encoding protein NRT1/ PTR FAMILY 5.2-like isoform X2, whose protein sequence is MTVEEVGDDHTQDGTVDLRGDPVRRSIRGRWKACSFLVVYEAFERMAYFGISSNLVIYMTTKLHQGTVKSSNNVTNWVGTVYLTPILGAYIADAHLGRYRTFVIFSTIYFLGMMVLTLSVSIPGIKPPECSTANAEDCEKTSVLQLAVFFGALYTLAIGTGGTKPNISTIGADQFDETDPKEKVQKMSFFNWWMFSIFFGILFANTVLVYVQDNVGWGWGYGIPTLGLAVSILVFLFGTPYYRHKLPAGSAFMKMTRVIVASFRKANAPMARDLTQFHELPSMEYERKGTFPIQSTKSLRFLDRASLKTGTTDQWNLCTITEVEETKQMLNMLPVMCATFVPSVMLAQVNTLFVKQGTTLNARIAENFSIPPASLAAFVTVSFLVSIVLYDRRFVKLIRKFTGNPRGITLLQRMGIGIIIHILLMIVACFTERYRLKVAADHGLIHQKGVKLPLTIFVLLPQFVLMGIADAFLEVAKLEFFYDQAPDSMKSLGTSYSLTSFGIGNFLSSFLLSTVSNITKKRGRGWILNNLNESRAQVTHSLDVKEVEAKVMGVEENE
- the LOC108831781 gene encoding protein NRT1/ PTR FAMILY 5.2-like isoform X1 produces the protein MTVEEVGDDHTQDGTVDLRGDPVRRSIRGRWKACSFLVVYEAFERMAYFGISSNLVIYMTTKLHQGTVKSSNNVTNWVGTVYLTPILGAYIADAHLGRYRTFVIFSTIYFLGMMVLTLSVSIPGIKPPECSTANAEDCEKTSVLQLAVFFGALYTLAIGTGGTKPNISTIGADQFDETDPKEKVQKMSFFNWWMFSIFFGILFANTVLVYVQDNVGWGWGYGIPTLGLAVSILVFLFGTPYYRHKLPAGSAFMKMTRVIVASFRKANAPMARDLTQFHELPSMEYERKGTFPIQSTKSLRFLDRASLKTGTTDQWNLCTITEVEETKQMLNMLPVMCATFVPSVMLAQVNTLFVKQGTTLNARIAENFSIPPASLAAFVTVSFLVSIVLYDRRFVKLIRKFTGNPRGITLLQRMGIGIIIHILLMIVACFTERYRLKVAADHGLIHQKGVKLPLTIFVLLPQFVLMGIADAFLEVAKLEFFYDQAPDSMKSLGTSYSLTSFGIGNFLSSFLLSTVSNITKKRGRGWILNNLNESRLDYYYLFFALLNFINFLFFLVVVKFYVHRAQVTHSLDVKEVEAKVMGVEENE